A region from the Drosophila bipectinata strain 14024-0381.07 chromosome 3R, DbipHiC1v2, whole genome shotgun sequence genome encodes:
- the HtrA2 gene encoding serine protease HTRA2, mitochondrial: MALRGSHRLDVFIRRCSALNLFHRHAPSRRVSHCDRDQQTKQDQRQQDRKEQQDSGGGHWGRFGWRSLIRFFVPFSLGAVASSLVIKREELTPTLSARAMTGRRRDFNFIAEVVAGCADSVVYIEIKDTRHFDYFSGQPITASNGSGFIIEQNGLILTNAHVVINKPHTMVQVRLSDGRTFPATIEDVDQTSDLATLRIQVSNLSVMRLGKSSTLRSGEWVVALGSPLALSNTVTAGVISSTQRASQELGLRNRDINYLQTDAAITFGNSGGPLVNLDGEAIGVNSMKVTAGISFAIPIDYVKVFLERAAERRKKGSAYKTGYPVKRYMGITMLTLTPDILFELKSRSQNMPSNLTHGVLVWKVIVGSPAHSGGLQPGDIVTHINKKEIKNSSDVYDALADNSKNLDVVILRGVKQMHVTITPEDP; this comes from the exons ATGGCACTGCGCGGTTCTCACCGGCTGGACGTTTTCATACGGCGTTGCAGTGCGCTTAACCTGTTCCACAGACACGCTCCCAGTCGTAGAGTTAGCCACTGCGACAGGGATCAGCAAACAAAGCAGGACCAGCGGCAGCAGGACCGGAAGGAGCAGCAGGATAGCGGCGGCGGACACTGGGGCAGGTTTGGCTGGCGCAGTCTGATACGCTTCTTCGTGCCCTTCTCCCTGGGGGCGGTGGCCAGCTCGTTGGTCATTAAACGGGAGGAGCTCACCCCCACTCTATCCGCCCGGGCTATGACCGGACGCCGGCGGGACTTCAACTTCATTGCAGAAGTGGTGGCTGGCTGCGCGGATTCGGTGGTCTACATAGAGATCAAGGACACGCGGCACTTTGACTACTTCAGCGGGCAGCCCATCACGGCATCCAACGGCTCCGGCTTCATAATCGAGCAGAACGGCCTGATCCTCACGAACGCCCACGTTGTGATCAACAAGCCGCACACGATGGTCCAAGTGAGGCTCTCCGACGGCAGGACCTTCCCGGCCACCATCGAGGACGTGGACCAGACGTCTGACCTGGCGACCCTCCGCATCCAG GTGAGCAACCTGTCGGTGATGCGCCTAGGCAAGAGCAGCACGCTGCGCTCCGGCGAGTGGGTTGTAGCTCTGGGGAGCCCTCTGGCCCTGAGCAACACTGTCACGGCAGGCGTAATCAGTTCAACGCAGCGCGCGTCCCAGGAACTCGGCCTGCGGAACCGGGACATCAACTACTTGCAGACGGACGCGGCCATCACGTTCGGTAACTCTGGTGGGCCCCTGGTCAACCTGGATGGTGAGGCTATTGGCGTTAACTCCATGAAAGTGACGGCCGGCATCAGCTTCGCCATTCCCATTGATTACGTGAAGGTGTTCCTGGAGCGGGCGGCCGAGCGCCGTAAGAAGGGCTCTGCCTACAAGACTGGCTATCCGGTGAAGCGCTACATGGGCATCACCATGCTGACCCTGACGCCGGATATCCTCTTTGAGCTCAAGTCACGGAGTCAGAACATGCCAAGCAACCTCACCCACGGGGTGCTGGTGTGGAAGGTGATTGTGGGTTCACCGGCCCACAG TGGTGGTCTCCAGCCCGGTGACATCGTGACCCACATAAACAAGAAGGAGATCAAGAACTCCTCGGACGTCTACGACGCTCTGGCCGACAACAGCAAGAACCTGGACGTTGTGATCCTGCGCGGAGTGAAGCAAATGCACGTCACCATTACGCCGGAAGATCCCTAA
- the mRpL11 gene encoding large ribosomal subunit protein uL11m produces the protein MSKAAGKLKSLKKTVERVTHTSKLKTNIPAGMAAAGPPLGPMLGQRAINIAAFCKDFNAKTAEMKEGVPLPCRISVNSDRSYDLVIHHPPATFFLKQAAGIQRGTMTPGKEVAGMITLKHLYEIAAIKIQDPPNALLTMQQMCEMLISIARTCGIKVVRDLDPAAYGEFLEERKVIVEEQRRELQEKREAKMLRTG, from the exons atgtcgAAGGCTGCGGGCAAACTAAAGTCCCTGAAAAAGACAGTAGAGCGGGTGACACACACCAGCAAGCTCAAGACGAACATTCCGGCTGGAATGGCTGCTGCCGGTCCTCCACTGGGACCCATGCTGGGACAG CGTGCCATCAACATTGCCGCCTTCTGCAAGGACTTCAATGCCAAGACGGCGGAGATGAAGGAGGGAGTTCCGCTGCCCTGCAGGATCTCCGTGAACAGCGACCGCAGCTACGACCTCGTCATCCACCACCCGCCGGCCACATTCTTTCTCAAGCAGGCTGCTGGAATCCAGCGGGGGACCATGACTCCGGGAAAGGAGGTCGCGGGCATGATCACTTTAAAGCACCTATACGAGATCGCGGCCATAAAAATCCAGGACCCACCCAACGCCCTACTTACCATGCAG CAAATGTGTGAGATGCTGATCAGCATTGCGCGGACGTGCGGCATCAAGGTGGTCAGAGACCTGGACCCTGCAGCTTATGGAGAGTTCCTGGAGGAGCGCAAAGTCATTGTCGAGGAGCAGCGGCGTGAGCTTCAGGAGAAGCGAGAAGCCAAGATGTTGCGTACAGGATAG
- the LOC108128077 gene encoding ribosomal RNA processing protein 36 homolog: MSSSDEEASSATEHEDSGDDETQNAIRDDLKGMSFEEIMKLKEELGARVYKEAVLGAQGSKETARKPKPKTELKRLNKNRPREMSSRRQVPFLGADQRAERKKGATEVRDPRFDEKSGTYNADTFKKNYQFVSQIRKKEVGQLKKQLDEVEDPQEKHQIKDTMQRLINKNVEDKRWHTKQKKVKKELAGIQKKHNQGQQPHYLTKKERRAKELVAQFEQLKSTGKLNKHLEKRRKKNAAKDRKRIGID, from the exons ATGTCATCCTCCGACGAAGAAGCCTCATCAGCTACCGAGCATGAGGACAGTGGCGATGACGAGACTCAAAATGCCATTCGGGATGACCTGAAGGGCATGTCGTTTGAAGAGATCATGAAGCTGAAGGAGGAACTAGGTGCTAGGGTGTATAAGGAGGCAGTCCTGGGGGCCCAGGGCTCCAAGGAGACTGCCCgaaagccaaaaccaaaaacggaGCTCAAGCGCCTAAACAAAAACCGACCCCGCGAAATGAGCTCCAGGCGCCAGGTGCCCTTTCTGGGCGCCGACCAGCGGGCGGAGCGCAAGAAAGGCGCCACCGAGGTCCGAGATCCCCGGTTTGACGAGAAGTCGGGCACCTACAACGCGGATACTTTTAAGAAGAACTACCAGTTTGTGTCGCAAATCCGTAAAAAGGAGGTTGGTCAACTTAAGAAGCAGCTGGACGAGGTGGAGGATCCCCAAGAGAAGCACCAAATCAAGGACACCATGCAGAGGCTGATAAACAAGAACGTGGAGGACAAACGGTGGCACACCAAACAAAAGAAGGTGAAGAAGGAGCTCGCCGGTATCCAAAAGAAGCACAACCAAGGACAGCAGCCCCACTATCTCACAAAGA AGGAGCGCCGTGCTAAAGAGTTAGTGGCCCAGTTCGAGCAGCTAAAGAGCACAGGAAAACTGAACAAGCACCTGGAGAAGAGGCGCAAGAAGAACGCAGCCAAGGATCGCAAGCGCATTGGCATAGACTAA
- the Pde6 gene encoding cGMP-specific 3',5'-cyclic phosphodiesterase isoform X2 codes for MHGALSSSNMTDVSAPAGGATSPVDITASPGSTALPPAATPSAAASGSSPLAKPLTNGANKAATAASGADEGASGSNQVKQEQRRQSNNNRPAASGTPEARQATPAGHSDPSAGPSSKSFSIQTQTSQQEKPGRPTSAASQHDVDEVARLFEEKPEAFEKWLTERAPPEALGRLQEFIESRKPLKRPSVTSDLFQQWMAASPTVQQKSPRSLSNSSASSIPESRRHLMDLDEGELFMELIRDVANELDIDVLCHKILVNVGLLTHADRGSLFLAKGTPNNKYLVAKLFDVTQKTALKDAVTRASTEEIIIPFGIGIAGMVAQTKQMINIKEAYKDARFNCEIDLKTGYKTNAILCMPICNYEGDIIGVAQIINKTNGCMEFDEHDVEIFRRYLTFCGIGIQNAQLFEMSVQEYRRNQILLNLARSIFEEQNNLECLVTKIMTEARELLKCERCSVFLVDLDCCEASHLEKIIEKPNQPATRAIKSADSFEEKKMRNRFTVLFELGGEYQAANVSRPSTSELSTSTLAQIAQFVATTGQTVNICDVHEWVREHNQIRAESEIDSTQAILCMPIVNAQKTVIGVAQLINKANGVPFTESDASIFEAFAIFCGLGIHNTQMYENACKLMAKQKVALECLSYHATASQDQTEKLTQDAIAEAETYNLYSFTFTDFELVDDDTCRAVLRMFMQCNLVSQFQIPYDVLCRWVLSVRKNYRPVKYHNWRHALNVAQTMFAMLKTGKMERFMTDLEILGLLVACLCHDLDHRGTNNAFQTKTESPLAILYTTSTMEHHHFDQCVMILNSEGNNIFQALSPEDYRSVMKTVESAILSTDLAMYFKKRNAFLELVENGEFDWQGEEKKDLLCGMMMTACDVSAIAKPWEVQHKVAKLVADEFFDQGDLEKLQLNTQPVAMMDRERKDELPKMQVGFIDVICLPLYRVLCDTFPWITPLYEGTLENRRNWQDLAEKVEMGLTWIDHDTIDKPVEEFAACADEEIKDIEFTVTTLNCNQSQQSQHGSEDSHTPEHQRSGSRLSMKKTGALGKAVRSKLSKTLYNSMDGSKPKTSLKLLESHVSEDMDDKSPTSPSQPQASGSMGRMSASSSTSSAGGQGQCQMAAAGQAQDKSKKRSKLCALL; via the exons ATGCACGGCGCActgagcagcagcaacatgacAGATGTGTCAGCGCCAGCTGGCGGCGCCACTTCTCCGGTCGACATAACCGCTAGTCCGGGCTCCACCGCACTTCCTCCAGCCGCCACCCCGTCGGCAGCGGCTTCTGGGTCCTCGCCCCTGGCCAAGCCGCTGACCAACGGCGCCAACAAGGCGGCCACAGCAGCATCAGGAGCAGACGAGGGCGCCTCCGGAAGTAATCAGGTCAAGCAGGAGCAGCGCCGACAGAGCAATAACAACCGACCTGCGGCGAGTGGTACCCCGGAAGCCAGGCAGGCCACACCTGCTGGCCATTCCGACCCGAGCGCCGGCCCGTCATCAAAGTCATTCAGCATCCAGACCCAGACCAGTCAGCAGGAGAAGCCTGGCAGGCCGACCTCTGCGGCCTCCCAGCATGACGTCGACGAGGTGGCCCGGCTCTTCGAGGAGAAGCCCGAGGCCTTCGAGAAGTGGTTGACGGAACGGGCGCCACCAGAGGCGCTGGGCAGGCTGCAGGAGTTCATCGAGAGCCGGAAGCCGCTAAAGCGACCCTCGGTCACCTCCGATCTCTTCCAGCAGTGGATGGCTGCCTCGCCCACCGTGCAGCAG AAGTCGCCCAGGAGCCTATCCAACTCGTCGGCATCTTCGATTCCCGAGAGTCGCCGACATCTGATGGATCTGGACGAGGGCGAGCTGTTCATGGAGCTGATTCGTGACGTGGCCAACGAGCTGGACATCGATGTGCTCTGCCACAAAATCCTGGTCAACGTCGGCCTGCTCACCCACGCGGACCGGGGCTCGCTCTTCCTGGCCAAGGGCACGCCCAACAACAAGTATCTGGTGGCCAAGCTGTTCGATGTCACCCAAAAGACAG CACTCAAGGACGCCGTGACGCGGGCCAGCACCGAGGAGATAATCATTCCCTTCGGCATCGGCATCGCCGGCATGGTGGCGCAGACAAAGCAGATGATTAACATCAAGGAGGCCTACAAGGACGCGCGCTTCAACTGCGAAATCGATCTGAAAACGGGCTACAAGACGAACGCCATCCTCTGCATGCCGATTTGCAACTATGAGGGCGACATCATAGGCGTGGCCCAAATCATCAATAAAACGAATG GTTGCATGGAGTTTGATGAACACGACGTGGAGATATTCCGCCGCTACCTGACCTTCTGCGGAATCGGCATCCAGAACGCGCAGCTCTTCGAGATGTCCGTCCAGGAGTACAGGCGCAACCAGATCCTGCTCAACCTGGCGAGGAGCATTTTCGAGGAGCAGAACAacctggagtgcctggtcaCGAAGATCATGACCGAGGCCCGGGAGCTGCTCAAGTGCGAGCGGTGCTCCGTGTTTCTGGTGGATCTGGATTGCTGTGAAGCG AGCCATTTGGAGAAGATAATTGAGAAGCCCAATCAGCCGGCCACCCGCGCCATTAAGTCGGCTGACAGTTTCGAGGAGAAG AAAATGCGCAACCGCTTCACCGTGCTGTTCGAGCTGGGCGGCGAGTACCAGGCCGCCAATGTTTCGAGGCCTTCCACCAGCGAACTAAGCACCTCCACGCTGGCCCAGATTGCCCAGTTCGTGGCCACCACCGGGCAGACGGTTAACATCTGCGACGTCCACGAGTGGGTGAGGGAGCACAACCAGATCCGGGCCGAGAGCGAAATCGACAGCACCCAAGCTATTCTCTGCATGCCCATCGTAAACGCCCAGAAGACGGTGATTGGTGTGGCCCAACTCATCAACAAG GCTAACGGCGTCCCCTTCACCGAGTCCGATGCCTCGATCTTCGAGGCCTTTGCCATCTTCTGCGGGCTAGGTATTCACAACACCCAGATGTACGAGAACGCATGCAAGCTCATGGCGAAGCAGAAGGTGGCCCTCGAGTGCCTCAGCTACCACGCGACCGCCAGCCAGGATCAGACGGAAAAGCTCACGCAGGACGCGATTGCGGAGGCAGAGACCTACAACCTCTATAGCTTCACTTTCACAG ACTTTGAGCTGGTCGATGATGACACCTGCCGGGCTGTGCTTCGGATGTTTATGCAGTGCAACCTGGTTTCGCAGTTCCAGATACCCTATGAC gtaCTTTGCCGCTGGGTTCTAAGTGTGCGAAAGAACTACAGACCTGTCAAGTACCACAACTGGCGGCACGCTCTGAACGTGGCCCAGACCATGTTCGCCATGCTCAAAACTGGGAAGATGGAGCGCTTCATGACTGATCTGGAGATCCTGGGACTGCTGGTGGCCTGCTTGTGCCACGACTTGGACCACCGCGGCACCAACAATGCGTTCCAAACCAAAACCGAGTCTCCACTAGCCATTCTGTACACTACCAGTACGATGGAGCACCATCACTTTGACCAGTGCGTCATGATTCTTAACTCGGAGGGCAATAATATATTCCAG GCCCTGTCCCCCGAGGACTACCGCTCCGTGATGAAGACTGTGGAGAGCGCCATTCTGTCCACCGACCTGGCCATGTACTTCAAGAAGCGCAACGCCTTCCTGGAGCTAGTGGAGAACGGGGAGTTCGACTGGCAGGGCGAGGAGAAGAAGGACT TACTTTGTGGAATGATGATGACGGCTTGCGACGTCAGCGCCATCGCCAAGCCATGGGAGGTGCAGCACAAAGTGGCAAAGCTGGTGGCCGACGAGTTCTTCGACCAGGGCGATCTCGAGAAGCTGCAACTAAACACGCAACCAGTGGCCATGATGGACAG GGAGCGTAAGGACGAGCTTCCCAAGATGCAGGTGGGCTTCATCGACGTGATCTGCCTGCCGCTGTACCGAGTCCTGTGCGACACCTTTCCCTGGATCACGCCCCTTTACGAGGGCACCCTGGAGAATCGCCGCAACTGGCAGGACCTGGCCGAAAAGGTCGAGATGGGGCTCACCTGGATCGACCACGACACGATCGACAAGCCGGTGGAGGAGTTCGCGGCCTGCGCCGACGAGGAGATTAAGGACATTGAGTTCACAGTCACCACGCTGAATTGCAACCAGTCCCAACAGTCCCAGCACGGCAGCGAGGACAGCCACACGCCGGAGCACCAGCGCAGTGGCTCCCGGCTCAGCATGAAGAAGACCGGAGCGCTGGGCAAGGCGGTGAGGTCGAAGCTGTCGAAGACCCTCTACAACAGCATGGACGGGTCGAAGCCAAAGACGTCGCTGAAGCTGCTGGAGTCCCATGTCAGCGAGGACATGGACGACAAGAGTCCTACGAGTCCCTCGCAGCCTCAGGCGTCAGGCAGTATGGGCCGCATGTCCGCCTCCTCCTCGACCTCCTCCGCAGGCGGCCAGGGCCAGTGCCAGATGGCAGCGGCAGGTCAAGCCCAGGACAAGTCCAAGAAGCGCTCCAAGCTCTGCGCCTTGTTATGA
- the Pde6 gene encoding cGMP-specific 3',5'-cyclic phosphodiesterase isoform X1, producing the protein MHGALSSSNMTDVSAPAGGATSPVDITASPGSTALPPAATPSAAASGSSPLAKPLTNGANKAATAASGADEGASGSNQVKQEQRRQSNNNRPAASGTPEARQATPAGHSDPSAGPSSKSFSIQTQTSQQEKPGRPTSAASQHDVDEVARLFEEKPEAFEKWLTERAPPEALGRLQEFIESRKPLKRPSVTSDLFQQWMAASPTVQQKSPRSLSNSSASSIPESRRHLMDLDEGELFMELIRDVANELDIDVLCHKILVNVGLLTHADRGSLFLAKGTPNNKYLVAKLFDVTQKTALKDAVTRASTEEIIIPFGIGIAGMVAQTKQMINIKEAYKDARFNCEIDLKTGYKTNAILCMPICNYEGDIIGVAQIINKTNGCMEFDEHDVEIFRRYLTFCGIGIQNAQLFEMSVQEYRRNQILLNLARSIFEEQNNLECLVTKIMTEARELLKCERCSVFLVDLDCCEASHLEKIIEKPNQPATRAIKSADSFEEKQKMRNRFTVLFELGGEYQAANVSRPSTSELSTSTLAQIAQFVATTGQTVNICDVHEWVREHNQIRAESEIDSTQAILCMPIVNAQKTVIGVAQLINKANGVPFTESDASIFEAFAIFCGLGIHNTQMYENACKLMAKQKVALECLSYHATASQDQTEKLTQDAIAEAETYNLYSFTFTDFELVDDDTCRAVLRMFMQCNLVSQFQIPYDVLCRWVLSVRKNYRPVKYHNWRHALNVAQTMFAMLKTGKMERFMTDLEILGLLVACLCHDLDHRGTNNAFQTKTESPLAILYTTSTMEHHHFDQCVMILNSEGNNIFQALSPEDYRSVMKTVESAILSTDLAMYFKKRNAFLELVENGEFDWQGEEKKDLLCGMMMTACDVSAIAKPWEVQHKVAKLVADEFFDQGDLEKLQLNTQPVAMMDRERKDELPKMQVGFIDVICLPLYRVLCDTFPWITPLYEGTLENRRNWQDLAEKVEMGLTWIDHDTIDKPVEEFAACADEEIKDIEFTVTTLNCNQSQQSQHGSEDSHTPEHQRSGSRLSMKKTGALGKAVRSKLSKTLYNSMDGSKPKTSLKLLESHVSEDMDDKSPTSPSQPQASGSMGRMSASSSTSSAGGQGQCQMAAAGQAQDKSKKRSKLCALL; encoded by the exons ATGCACGGCGCActgagcagcagcaacatgacAGATGTGTCAGCGCCAGCTGGCGGCGCCACTTCTCCGGTCGACATAACCGCTAGTCCGGGCTCCACCGCACTTCCTCCAGCCGCCACCCCGTCGGCAGCGGCTTCTGGGTCCTCGCCCCTGGCCAAGCCGCTGACCAACGGCGCCAACAAGGCGGCCACAGCAGCATCAGGAGCAGACGAGGGCGCCTCCGGAAGTAATCAGGTCAAGCAGGAGCAGCGCCGACAGAGCAATAACAACCGACCTGCGGCGAGTGGTACCCCGGAAGCCAGGCAGGCCACACCTGCTGGCCATTCCGACCCGAGCGCCGGCCCGTCATCAAAGTCATTCAGCATCCAGACCCAGACCAGTCAGCAGGAGAAGCCTGGCAGGCCGACCTCTGCGGCCTCCCAGCATGACGTCGACGAGGTGGCCCGGCTCTTCGAGGAGAAGCCCGAGGCCTTCGAGAAGTGGTTGACGGAACGGGCGCCACCAGAGGCGCTGGGCAGGCTGCAGGAGTTCATCGAGAGCCGGAAGCCGCTAAAGCGACCCTCGGTCACCTCCGATCTCTTCCAGCAGTGGATGGCTGCCTCGCCCACCGTGCAGCAG AAGTCGCCCAGGAGCCTATCCAACTCGTCGGCATCTTCGATTCCCGAGAGTCGCCGACATCTGATGGATCTGGACGAGGGCGAGCTGTTCATGGAGCTGATTCGTGACGTGGCCAACGAGCTGGACATCGATGTGCTCTGCCACAAAATCCTGGTCAACGTCGGCCTGCTCACCCACGCGGACCGGGGCTCGCTCTTCCTGGCCAAGGGCACGCCCAACAACAAGTATCTGGTGGCCAAGCTGTTCGATGTCACCCAAAAGACAG CACTCAAGGACGCCGTGACGCGGGCCAGCACCGAGGAGATAATCATTCCCTTCGGCATCGGCATCGCCGGCATGGTGGCGCAGACAAAGCAGATGATTAACATCAAGGAGGCCTACAAGGACGCGCGCTTCAACTGCGAAATCGATCTGAAAACGGGCTACAAGACGAACGCCATCCTCTGCATGCCGATTTGCAACTATGAGGGCGACATCATAGGCGTGGCCCAAATCATCAATAAAACGAATG GTTGCATGGAGTTTGATGAACACGACGTGGAGATATTCCGCCGCTACCTGACCTTCTGCGGAATCGGCATCCAGAACGCGCAGCTCTTCGAGATGTCCGTCCAGGAGTACAGGCGCAACCAGATCCTGCTCAACCTGGCGAGGAGCATTTTCGAGGAGCAGAACAacctggagtgcctggtcaCGAAGATCATGACCGAGGCCCGGGAGCTGCTCAAGTGCGAGCGGTGCTCCGTGTTTCTGGTGGATCTGGATTGCTGTGAAGCG AGCCATTTGGAGAAGATAATTGAGAAGCCCAATCAGCCGGCCACCCGCGCCATTAAGTCGGCTGACAGTTTCGAGGAGAAG CAGAAAATGCGCAACCGCTTCACCGTGCTGTTCGAGCTGGGCGGCGAGTACCAGGCCGCCAATGTTTCGAGGCCTTCCACCAGCGAACTAAGCACCTCCACGCTGGCCCAGATTGCCCAGTTCGTGGCCACCACCGGGCAGACGGTTAACATCTGCGACGTCCACGAGTGGGTGAGGGAGCACAACCAGATCCGGGCCGAGAGCGAAATCGACAGCACCCAAGCTATTCTCTGCATGCCCATCGTAAACGCCCAGAAGACGGTGATTGGTGTGGCCCAACTCATCAACAAG GCTAACGGCGTCCCCTTCACCGAGTCCGATGCCTCGATCTTCGAGGCCTTTGCCATCTTCTGCGGGCTAGGTATTCACAACACCCAGATGTACGAGAACGCATGCAAGCTCATGGCGAAGCAGAAGGTGGCCCTCGAGTGCCTCAGCTACCACGCGACCGCCAGCCAGGATCAGACGGAAAAGCTCACGCAGGACGCGATTGCGGAGGCAGAGACCTACAACCTCTATAGCTTCACTTTCACAG ACTTTGAGCTGGTCGATGATGACACCTGCCGGGCTGTGCTTCGGATGTTTATGCAGTGCAACCTGGTTTCGCAGTTCCAGATACCCTATGAC gtaCTTTGCCGCTGGGTTCTAAGTGTGCGAAAGAACTACAGACCTGTCAAGTACCACAACTGGCGGCACGCTCTGAACGTGGCCCAGACCATGTTCGCCATGCTCAAAACTGGGAAGATGGAGCGCTTCATGACTGATCTGGAGATCCTGGGACTGCTGGTGGCCTGCTTGTGCCACGACTTGGACCACCGCGGCACCAACAATGCGTTCCAAACCAAAACCGAGTCTCCACTAGCCATTCTGTACACTACCAGTACGATGGAGCACCATCACTTTGACCAGTGCGTCATGATTCTTAACTCGGAGGGCAATAATATATTCCAG GCCCTGTCCCCCGAGGACTACCGCTCCGTGATGAAGACTGTGGAGAGCGCCATTCTGTCCACCGACCTGGCCATGTACTTCAAGAAGCGCAACGCCTTCCTGGAGCTAGTGGAGAACGGGGAGTTCGACTGGCAGGGCGAGGAGAAGAAGGACT TACTTTGTGGAATGATGATGACGGCTTGCGACGTCAGCGCCATCGCCAAGCCATGGGAGGTGCAGCACAAAGTGGCAAAGCTGGTGGCCGACGAGTTCTTCGACCAGGGCGATCTCGAGAAGCTGCAACTAAACACGCAACCAGTGGCCATGATGGACAG GGAGCGTAAGGACGAGCTTCCCAAGATGCAGGTGGGCTTCATCGACGTGATCTGCCTGCCGCTGTACCGAGTCCTGTGCGACACCTTTCCCTGGATCACGCCCCTTTACGAGGGCACCCTGGAGAATCGCCGCAACTGGCAGGACCTGGCCGAAAAGGTCGAGATGGGGCTCACCTGGATCGACCACGACACGATCGACAAGCCGGTGGAGGAGTTCGCGGCCTGCGCCGACGAGGAGATTAAGGACATTGAGTTCACAGTCACCACGCTGAATTGCAACCAGTCCCAACAGTCCCAGCACGGCAGCGAGGACAGCCACACGCCGGAGCACCAGCGCAGTGGCTCCCGGCTCAGCATGAAGAAGACCGGAGCGCTGGGCAAGGCGGTGAGGTCGAAGCTGTCGAAGACCCTCTACAACAGCATGGACGGGTCGAAGCCAAAGACGTCGCTGAAGCTGCTGGAGTCCCATGTCAGCGAGGACATGGACGACAAGAGTCCTACGAGTCCCTCGCAGCCTCAGGCGTCAGGCAGTATGGGCCGCATGTCCGCCTCCTCCTCGACCTCCTCCGCAGGCGGCCAGGGCCAGTGCCAGATGGCAGCGGCAGGTCAAGCCCAGGACAAGTCCAAGAAGCGCTCCAAGCTCTGCGCCTTGTTATGA
- the LOC108127937 gene encoding protein new-glue 2 → MKLSTVLLALAVVLFVAQTRAASSNSTTTTTDATTTTEASTSTSTSGSGTGKIVRISGLTYTAKRRIRIGTTTTSSTSSKSARAKARKARLNAKRAAKAKANRKSKNRKLNKKSKGRNARLVRG, encoded by the coding sequence ATGAAGTTGTCCACCGTTCTCCTCGCCCTCGCCGTGGTCCTGTTCGTGGCCCAGACCAGGGCAGCCTCCTCCAACTCGACAACCACTACCACGGATGCCACTACTACCACGGAGGCCAGCACGTCAACCTCTACCTCCGGGTCCGGCACAGGCAAGATTGTGAGGATCAGTGGTCTGACGTACACGGCAAAAAGGAGGATCAGGATCGGCACTACCACCACGAGCTCCACGAGTTCCAAGAGTGCCCGCGCCAAGGCTCGCAAGGCCCGCCTCAATGCCAAGAGGGCCGCAAAGGCAAAGGCCAACCGCAAGTCGAAGAACCGCAAGCTGAACAAGAAGAGTAAGGGCCGCAACGCCCGCCTCGTCCGGGGTTAA